A stretch of DNA from Tigriopus californicus strain San Diego chromosome 8, Tcal_SD_v2.1, whole genome shotgun sequence:
TTGCCGAATCCTTGGATGCTTCCTCCCTTTCGTGGTCCACACGGGTCCAAGGATTTGCCGCCTGTTTTGTGATCGGGCTTTTCATCTCCATCCTCGCCACGGTGATGTTCTCCATCACGTTGAATCTGTTCACTTTCGGCGTTTTGTACACACTAGGGAACGTGGTGGccatttgttccactttgttcCTCATGGGTCCGGTGAATCAGGTTAAACGCATGTTCAACAGTACCAGATGGATTGCATCATCAGTGATGCTTTTGTGCCTGGTGTTAACCTTGGTGTCGGCCTTTGTGCTCAAGAAGAGAGCCATGACTATTATGTTTTGTATATTCCAATTCCTCGCCATGACCTGGTATGCCCTCTCTTACATTCCCTATGCTAGGGATGCCATCAAGCGGTTTGTGGATTCGGTCATTGGTTAATGAGTGAATGCGGTATTTTTTAGCAATCCCTTTCTTCAAATTAGTGTTCTCCGTCCAACCCGTGATCTTCAACAAGGGATCCATTCATCTCTTTGTAATCAAGAAAAACACCAAATCAAGTGAACACTCCAACAATCTGATGGGTCGTGTCTTTGTCAGCGCTTTCAGCATTTTCTATTTAGCGTGTCTACATGTATACCTCAATCTTTCACAGCCTTCTTGCTAAAGATATTAAATGAATAGGAACGGAAACCGAAGCATTCATTCATGACAATACTGTTTTAATACGCTACGTTCGGACACGAAATATAAACCGGACAATGCATGCATCCATCCATGGGCGGATCGGATCTTTAGGCCTCCTCGCAAACGGGAACCTCTCCCGATGCAATGAGCTTTTCCTTGTTGGCCCGAACTTCCTCGGCACGTTTCTCGTGTTGGTTGAGCTTCTCCAGGATTTCTTGCTCATGCTGCTTGCGCCTCTCTTCGGCGGCCTTTTGTTTCTCCTCAATGTCTTGAAGTGAGGTCACTGACATGGCCATTGGACTGAAAAGAATGGGAATCTTCATGAGTCGAAGAGCAAACTATTCACATATCGATCAAACTCAATCATTTATTCATAGGCCTCAAACCAACAAAGCACCAATTTTGCATTACAGAGAGGCCCAAAGGACCTTGAGTCAAAGGATTGGaaagtcttgacattttggGAGAAAAACTAGTTACACTTAGACTTACTCTTTAATTGGAGGCTTTTCCTTGGGCACTTTGTCCTTATCCAGGATAACTTCGAAGCTGAGGCCGTTCTCCTTCTCAGTGAGATTGGCCTCGTCTGACATTTCGCCTCGGGGTGGTGCAAGCTTCTGGCTCAAATGGATCAAAACGTCGTGCTTTGTTTGACGATCCAAGCGATATGGATAATTGGGATATGTTTGCTAGACTTGTGCAATGGTCTATACGTGGTTAGTTCTCTGCCACTTCTGTCTTCAGCGCTTCACTAACTTGTAATGGCGAATGCACGCagtggtttttcttttttcccctccaGACAAAGAGGAAAACCAGAGCTTGCTGATGGACCCACCAGCGTCCTCAATTTCACTCTTTAAAAGTGACTGACCATTGTCTGTCTTTCAATATGATATTTAAACAACTTTGAAGTAGAACCGCAGTCTTGGCTAGGCTGTGGAGAAAAGTGATGGTGTTAAGACCGTGAAGAAATGTGCTTTAGTTTGTCATTACAGCTACTTTGAGATCTTTTGTCACAACGAAACTGCGACTttcttttgtttaaaaaacatCTTACTTCTCTGTTTCTTCAACatcaaaattaatgaaaatctGGAAATTCTTGCCTGACCTTTAAAATCTAAGCTCAAAGTGACAAATACTCGACTGTCAGGAGGTTCACTTTTCATGTCCGACACCTACTGTTAATGAGCTGGCGTTGATCTACAACTGCAAAATCTGATTCATCAGCAGACTCTGGAAAATAATCTTTATATGTTTCCCTTTTCGTGGGACATCAATGGGTCTGTGGGCTGTTACCGAGTGCGCGCCATGTTGAATTTCCCGTCGGTTCCACGCGCAAGATCTGCCATCCCACAAGAGCACGCACGCCAAATCAAGTGCCTAAGCAGTCGTATGCAATCCGAACGGACTTCCTTGAAGCCTTTGAGCCATTGGCAGAGCACAGTCCGGCCAGAAAAAGAACGCCTGCGTCTGAAACACGTCGTACTCGAGCCCCACCCGGAAGGCTGATTGCAAACGCAGCCAAGCGAACCCCACCCTAAATAATATGGAAAGGTGCGTGTCTCGCTCGACTTGTGACTCTACCCCCTTGTGGGTGTCATTGGTTAATTCGGCCTTTGGACAAGTATTCTGCATTCCGTTTGTGGGGATATTTCATGACAAATCCATCCCAGAGCCTGTTGCGTCACCAGTAATATTGCAAGGATaacaaaatatggaacaaTAATGAATAAGTAATGGGTCTCCAGTTGGAAAAGATTCAGGGAGTTCAGTCTCCCCTCATCCTGAAGACAAATGGAGCTCGTTAGAGCTTCTAAATGGACTCGGTTTCAGAGAGAGCCACTTATAAACATCATTGATCTGAACCCTCGCTGTCATGTGGACGAGAGATCTTTATCCGTCTCCCCCCAGTTTGGATCAATAGCGATAAACATTAAAAAGCAAGCGACCCGTGTGGCTAGGATCGATATTGGGCGGGAATCGTAAACTATGGACCAGCTAATTCCATGTGCCGAAAGCTGCGTTGTTAGGATCTGCGCATATGGCGAATTTTGGACCATGTCGCGCGTACGTAATAAAGTGATCTCATGCTTCTACctttttgaaagttgcaaATAATTGGATTGCGATCATTTCAGGGTAATCAATGCGACATCTATCAAATGGCAATAGCTTCGGACCGAAACTACATGTACGTACAAAGCCAGACTGCATGGCATTGTGGTATGAATCGACCTGCCAAGCAATAGGTCTTTCTAGTGAGAACTGGAGTGCTCCAGTGAGAACTGTGACAACCGAGAACCCACCACCTTCTTTGTCAACGGATCATGCACGCAAGCTAGTACGGTAGTCATTGGATGGACAGAGCAGAGCTTCTCTGCGATGAGTCATCagaagtttcctttttttgttacCAATGAGAGGAGCAGACCACATGATAAAATCGAGCGCATTTTTATGTGAAGACaaccacacacacaaaaaaccaactttcaaattgaattcaaagtcAGGCGATTTATTAGGTCGTGGTGACAGGTTATAAGGTattaaatgttttcaaagaaagtaAAGCAAAGGGAACTCgatttgtcttcttttttacCGGTATTTGGATTCCCAAAAGTTTCCTAGTGCTGCTTGCTTGTTGTCCTAAATGTGGGGCTTACAAGACGGGAAtgcatttttcacatttcaaaaatcttAGTCAAACCTTTTTTGCTACATGTATTATCAAGTTGATATTTTGAAGTCCATGTATCAAATGCCGTGACGTAGAGTGCCTTTTCGTCATTCCCAGGTGTGCTAAACTATCTGCAACATTTCTTTTCTGCAAGTCTAATATCATAAAAAGCACTTTCCAGAAAACACTGAAAGGGAAAGAAACTTTTCTCAATCAATTTGCTTTGATTGTGTGCGCTTTTCGATATTTATAATCTGTGCATAACAGCAtctttgaaagccaaaaaaaaattgaatcaagaaAACGGTCAAGATAACATATTTGGAgatgatttttgtaattttttattttctccGCAATCAGATGTAGTTTTACCACTTTTATGTCTTATAGTTATTTCTGCACTTGGCAACATTATACTTTTATTAAATTGGTTTAGTACAAAGATTTGCCTCTCCTGGAGCCTGCCTCTAAATGTTTCAGTAGATGTTGTAAGGTTTAATATTTTAGCTCTTTGCACAAACTGGCCCTAATGTTTAACACGGTAATCCCGAATTATTTCATAATTTAAATGAGCGGTCTCTTCAACACAAATCCTTTCGATCCCTTCGAACTTCCGACCTTTTGTTAGACGCTAaacacacccacagacggagaaccaatctgataccggacttgaaactgcccatcggaatttggacttggacgATCCGATGGCTCGCctcgctggccgggcgaggtgcacccATAGACCCTAGCACTCCCAACCAAAAAAGATAATGTAAGAACTTTGTCACATTTTGCGTATTAACAATAACACAATCAAGGGCGCTGTTTCGAAATGATCCATTCgcaaaaagtgttcaaacaCACTTGGAATCGATTTTTTTAGCTCTTCGAGATTTAACAGTACGATGCAACACACCATAGGGCATCAGTATTCTCCAATTGTAATATGTAATTCATTGCGAAACGAGCACTCAATGAGGCTTGACTTTGCTCAGAACGCAAGTTTGTAAAATGCAATTGACTAACACGCTAAAAGAAAAGAGCATCCATTCGAGCaattgaagaatgaaaacGTCACAATTGCCTTGATTTTTGcatgatgataataatcaCTTCAAACTGGATCTCCTTTAACTTACAAGTGGATGGCCAATGCCAATGACTTCGTGTGCATCGCAGGATTGTCACATTGCTCGGCATTCAGCTCGATCAAAGCACTCTTGCTAAGGCAAAGTCCGTCACTCTTGTGACACAAATAGGCATTGACTTCCACATAGATTGGACCAGGTCGGGATTGGGGAGAAACGATGAGATCCACGGGCAAAGGGTCTGCTTGAAAGGACCCTTTCAAGCCACTCGCACAATGCCACCCTTCGGGGAGGACAAGTTTCCAATGACTTGGTGCATCTTGGTTGAGTTTTAAGGCTGAATCGAGTATGGTGGTTATTTTGATGGCAATGGTAGCCTCAGTTGTTCGAAATAAGATATCTTTTTGGAGCTTGAAATCGTAGTTGCCTCGAAGTTTGAGGACAGGCACAGAGGTCGTGAAATCTGTCTCGTCACTTGTGTGAACTGTTATATCTCTGATTACTTTGGTATTGACATTGTAAACCTTAAGAGTGTGATGGTTGGTGTCAGCAATTAGTAATTCTTGGGTGTCAGGATCAAAGGCCATTCCTGCGGGTTCGTCGAGCCCAGATATGTCCGCGATAGTTTGGCACTCGGCTTTTTTTCCTGTCACATGGGTAACAGCCTTCACTTTATGATTGTATGAGTCAGCCACGAACAGAGTGTCTTGGGATTGATTCATGACTAGACCCAAAGGATGCTGTAATCGAACATCGACGCTTGAGCCGTCTTTGTCGCCAAAAGCAAACAGGTCCGTCGGATCCCGACTTCCTCCGCAAACATTCTTCACTGTTCCGGTTTTGAGACACAAACTGCGGATGGACGAGCTTTCGCTATCGGCTACATAAAGGCTCTGAAGCTTAGAACTGAACGTGATGCCAGAGGGTTGAGCAAAACCGGCCTTGTTGGGATAAGAAGTATTTCTATTCTCCTCCACACCCGAGCCAGCCACAGCAAAGATGTCACCTTGCTTTCTAGAAACACCCTTCCACCACGATGAATCCTCGAGGGATAACCCCCAAATTTGGTGAGTCCCAGCCATGGCCACAAATAGAGTATCTAGCTCCCCAGTCTCCAGAGCCTTCGGAGAGGATCCCAAGCAAAGGTCCCATGGAGACGCCAGCAATTGCCCTGGTCCATTTTTGCCACCGCTCAAATCTCTCCCTTGCTGCCCATTTCCGGCCAAAGTAGTTACTGTTTTCGAGGCGAGATCAATTTGTCTCAACGAATGGTTTTCCGTGTCTGCCACGATAATCAGGtggtttttgatgaaaatcccACCTTGGGGCGAGGAGAATTGGGCTGAGGTCAGATGTCCATCTTGAAAACCTTTAACACCCGAACCAATAACTTGCTCAACCAATCCGGATCGGTTAATGACCACAAGTCGATGGTGTCCCGAATCAGAGATCAATATCTTGTCCTTCCACAACGAAATTTTGCCGGGATATTTCAAAAACGTAGATGAAACCACTTGACCCAAGCATGAAGGCGGAGGAAGGCGTTTAGGAGGAGTGGAGCTGTCCGACATGTTGAAAAAGTGCATGGCTTCCTCCACAAAATATCGGACTTTGTCCAAATGACCTTCGCCCATGAACATTTTCAAGGGTCTTAAGGCTGGACTCAAAATCATGAGAGTTGGCCAACACGAGATCTGAAGTTGATTCCACCACTTGGCTTGGCGATCGTTCACCACGGGATGATGGATGCCGTACCTCTTGATGGCGTTTTGAATGTTCCCATCGATCTTCTCGTTTTCAAACTTGGCACTATGCACACCAATGATGAGCACTTGGTCAGTGCCGAAAATGCCCTCCAATTTCTCCAAGTCTGGTAGAATATGCATACAGTTAATGCAGCAATAGGTGAAGAAGTCAAGGATGACAATGCGGTACTTGAAATGGTCAAAGGTAAGAGGTTCCTCGACATTGAACCACGTCCAAGAAGGATCCATGGCTGGAAGCTCAAATCCAGACGCAAATACAATGTTAATATCGTTCAAGTAGTCGTGCGTAagttgcttcttcttctcgggATTGGAAGTGATTTGATTGTCCAATTCAAACCCTTTTCCAAGAAGGTCAAAGAGTTTTTCCTCCATGTTTCCGAAGCTAGAGGTCGAGGGTGTGTTCATAAGCCTTTGCCACACTCACAACTCACCTGTGCAGGCTTTGTTGAATCTGTCGCTGAGGTCTGAGGCATGATCTATTTTCAAAGGACTATCCGTAGCTTGAACGCCATCTAGCGGCAGTACGACACACTGGAAAGGGCGGAAAATCGAAAGTGAACAAGAATTGCAAGTGTTGGATCTATTTCGTGGCAATCAGTACATGATTCCTGGGCGATAGGAATGGATCAAAAATAGGAAGGAGAGCACActcatgaccattttcaaGTAAATACAAAGCCCTGTCTAGAAGTTGAACGGTTTCAATGATTGGCGCAAAGGACAACCGCAACGAGTAGAAAGTTACAACTTCCCACCAATTTTTCAGATTACCTTGGACCTCTTGAAAgtcttcaaggccaaattgaaACGGCATTCCAGCAGTGGCTCGATTGACGTAAGTTTCAAATTCTAATTCGTGAGCTCTGGATACAGTTTTCAAGGCAGACTTTCGagcttttggacattttttgctgATCATTAGCTCCAGATTGGCCCGATAACAATGGGTCTTCAACTTCGTGTGGGCTTCTTCTTGGAGTTTGGCAATGTACATTTCCAAAGCATGGCACGAGAGCTCTTGGTTCACATAGGAGAACTGATGCCAGGGTTGATTTGCTAAAAACGTACTGAGCGGGTAACAATGATTCAACTTCATGTAACAACATCCCACAGATTGAACGAAAACGCATCCGGGACTTTCCACGAACAGTTTGATCAGCAATGGTCCCAAATCCCCGCAGGTGTGGAGGCCAACAATACCATATGTGAAAGACGTGTCTTCATGGTTGAATTTCGAGGCAAGTTTCTCTTCTAGTTCTGTGATGTCCATCTCTGGGTCTAATCGAAATGTCACGTGACTGGGGCCTCGAAACTTTGGACTGTCTTGGTCGTGGCTGTTTTGTCGCTTCTCGAGGCTCTTCCTGAGATCTTGGTCAAACTTAATGGCAGATGCCGTGAAATCTGTCTCAATATCAACACAGGAGACATTGAACTTATGGGTATAACTTAAGAGTCGGGCCAGATGGCCCATGCCTGAGCCGATGTCTATCACATTCTTTTCATCATGGCACTTTCTTGACACAATATCGCTGACTTGAGCCATCCTGGAGATCTCGTGTTGCTTTTTGGGCTTGATGTGTTTTCGAAAGACATGGAGAAGGGTCTTCCCAGTCTGATTCTTGGCAGAAAATTCGTCTTGAAATGTATTCCACGAATTCGAAGTGGGATCGGAAGGTTTAAGATCAAGGAACTCTGCGATTGGAGCGGGATTTTCCAACGGATTCCTTCCAAGGGAGAGTACTTCTTGAGCTTTtctcaaggccaaaagagACAAAGGAACAGGATAAGAAGTTTTCAGGGGTCGACCCACGTCCAACCATTGTGCCAAGTCCTTGGCGTCAGAGACTTTGAGCCAATGCTGCCAAGTCTTTGGGATCCTCTTCCAATGATCGTCgacaaaaaagtcaagaacGTACGAGTCCACGAACCACTGATACTGATGTAAGAGATCCAGACAAAGCTGAACATGCCTCCCGATATCCTCTTTATTCAAGTGGGtgcaaaaggccatgatgaCTCTAAGCCTCCAACTTGGACGTAAGAGtgaacaaaatcaagaaaaaattgaCCGCTTGGGCCGCGACCAATCCAATTCTCTCGGCAATTGCTACCTGAAGGACACTTCTCTGTCGGATATTGGTCGGATCATACATTTCCGTTTCCCCTGGGGGAAGTTGGGATTTCTTGTAATAGAACCAGCCTATCAACAACAAAGGTATCAAGGTTAGCCAGAAATGTTGCGATGCCCATAGGAACACCACCTGGATTAGATTTATCCCCACACTCGGCTTCACCCAACAGTTGAGGCGATCTGAGCAAGTGATGGCATTCAAATAATCGGATTGGAGATCCCAAAGCGCCAAGAGCAAATAGCAATGCAAAATGAGCGAGAAGCAACCAAAAAGGAGAGCGAAACACACCAAAAGGTCACTGCCCATGATGAGAAGGACGACTCAATGAAAATAACTCATCATAACGAATCTCGGATCTCTTCCTAAATGTTGTTCAACGTGAATGTTGTCCTGCAATTGGAAACGTGACACTGTGCCACCAAAAGGGTCCTTGTCAATCGCCAGTGAAAAGcctcaatgaaaagaagaagaccacAGATCTGTTCGATTGAAAATCGTACCTTCAACTCGGGGACTACGAATCTTTACAACACCGAGTAGATCTACGTCAAATATACACCTGTCAGCGAATATGGAGCCTCCAAGTTCCCAATCACTCAGGGCTACCCTGAATCCACTCAGTTTGCTAAAAGCTTTGAAAGCAGGGCACATTTCCGAATGTTACACCTGCGTCACAAGGCGCCTTGATACCCACCTTCACCATTGATTTTCAACTTCTACTCTGAATAATTGTTCAGGAACGATTTGCCTTCTTCAGAACCGATTGGCGCGATTTTGAGTTTTCAAATAGTTTGCCCCAAGTCTTTGATCGGCCCTAGTTTAGCCATGTCAGCCGGAATGGAGCTCTAGGCAGGCTATGTGCTTGCATTGCGCAGTTTTTCTGTCAGGAGCTCAAGGGTAGCCAATGGAACAAAGAAAGTTGATTGAAGGATGAAAAAGCGTCCATGTCAGCATTGTTTTCATCATGCATTGGACAGGTGGCTTTAAAATCGCACTTTTACCTCATTAGCTCTGACATGAGAGCcctgttttttctttgtccgTAACCATTGTGTTGTCCATACCCTTAAGTTTGAGCTAACTGTACATCGGATTTCCGATGCAATGAACGGTCTCATTCTCGTTTACGATCATTAGCAAAACCGCACCCAAGGCCAATAGTAAGGTCATAAAGATCCAGTAAGGTCACGACGAGACTGGAAAGTGATGTAGGAAGCATCCTTCGAGTCACCCTGATTACGACCAAGATCATTTCAGGCCCTTTGAACTCTTGTCATTGCCACCAAATCAAGAAGCTCAATCAAGTCTTCAAGACATCCTTGAACTAATCCCCGAGGAGTGCCTTGAACCGTTGGACTTTTCCGGGCAAAAAGCCCCCTGCGGTCCCAGGGGTGGTTGGTTGCTGACTCACACTCCTGGGTGTTCAAGTGTTCTCTCATTGATACTTGCTTAGATTCAAGCTCTTTCAAAGCTCGACAGACTGTCATTATTCCATCTGAGCCAAGCTCCATTTTCTGCGTGAAAACCATGCGAGTGCAATTGCGTTGCTAGAAAGATAGGCCAGCTAGATCTCTTTGTGATCGATCCCTCGCAGCCTTTATAACCACCGTTGATCAATCCATTGGCCAATCCAATAGTCAACCACCATGGACAAGCCCAATGAGAGAGAGTAAGAGATCTGCATTACGATTATCATGTTTTAGTGTGTTCGCGAAGATCCATCGGTGACCgagtttttcattcatttcatgtcTTAAAGAGTGGAAACCTCTGGAGCTGAGGAGACCAAGGCCGACGAGAAGGTTCAGGGCTCGAGTCCCGTGCGGTCGGAGCCCAAACCTGAAGAGGCCCCTGAGGGCGAATCCCTTGCCAGTGATGAAGCTCAAGTAGAGCAAGAAGCCTCTGGGTTGGATTGGTGGGGTGGGGGATTGAGTAGCTGGGTCAATCCTAAGACCTTGGAAAAGGCCATGACCTCAGTGAGCTCCGTTACCAATTCAGCAGTCCAAGCGGCCAAAGAACGGGTACGTACGCCCGTGCCAATGTAGGCAAATATTGAGTGAGCAATACTTGGTATGAAATCTGTATTCGTAGTCCTCGGAAGTCTATGGATTTGTGGCCAAGGACCTGAGTGAAGTATCAGCTACCGCTACCAGTGCGGTTGGATCCACGGCCACAACGTTGAAGAAGTCATTGGAGgtgagtggatggatgggcattgattttttaattgaCGGACTGACTAACTAACTAACCCATGATTGATTCCTTATTCGAATAACGCTCTCAGTGGGATTGGTATTACTGTGATCCAAACATGTATTCGGATGTGGACATTCCTGTTCCCGTTTTCGAAACCAAAGAGTCTGAGGAGGCTCCCATCAACGAGAATGAGGTTCTTATTGGTGGTGTTCGTTTAGTGCTCCACTCTtggtttcctttttcctttttacaaAATACTTGTTTTGCTCCCTCGAGAAATCCCaacgttcaaatatttttagtaGACTTGCAGCAAAGTTACGACGTGCACACCTTAAAAAGGCATCCAAGACTTGCTCACCTtttaacaacttttttttcatgacctGCTAGGAGTTTGACGAGAAGACCGATGTTCTTGCTGACAAAGCTGTGGATTCCATGAAGAAGTCGGTTTCCTCATTTTGGAGTTATGCCTCGGGATATGCCAATCAAATGTTCGTCCAAGACGATCTTGAGGCCGATGCTATTCTAGTGCGAGGTGACAATCCGGTACTATTGGACCGCCTGCAAGCCCAACTTCACGCTCTGGCTTCGGATCCGGGCACTTTTGAGGCGGA
This window harbors:
- the LOC131885901 gene encoding NHL repeat-containing protein 2-like is translated as MNTPSTSSFGNMEEKLFDLLGKGFELDNQITSNPEKKKQLTHDYLNDINIVFASGFELPAMDPSWTWFNVEEPLTFDHFKYRIVILDFFTYCCINCMHILPDLEKLEGIFGTDQVLIIGVHSAKFENEKIDGNIQNAIKRYGIHHPVVNDRQAKWWNQLQISCWPTLMILSPALRPLKMFMGEGHLDKVRYFVEEAMHFFNMSDSSTPPKRLPPPSCLGQVVSSTFLKYPGKISLWKDKILISDSGHHRLVVINRSGLVEQVIGSGVKGFQDGHLTSAQFSSPQGGIFIKNHLIIVADTENHSLRQIDLASKTVTTLAGNGQQGRDLSGGKNGPGQLLASPWDLCLGSSPKALETGELDTLFVAMAGTHQIWGLSLEDSSWWKGVSRKQGDIFAVAGSGVEENRNTSYPNKAGFAQPSGITFSSKLQSLYVADSESSSIRSLCLKTGTVKNVCGGSRDPTDLFAFGDKDGSSVDVRLQHPLGLVMNQSQDTLFVADSYNHKVKAVTHVTGKKAECQTIADISGLDEPAGMAFDPDTQELLIADTNHHTLKVYNVNTKVIRDITVHTSDETDFTTSVPVLKLRGNYDFKLQKDILFRTTEATIAIKITTILDSALKLNQDAPSHWKLVLPEGWHCASGLKGSFQADPLPVDLIVSPQSRPGPIYVEVNAYLCHKSDGLCLSKSALIELNAEQCDNPAMHTKSLALAIHL
- the LOC131885902 gene encoding methyltransferase-like protein 25B — protein: MAFCTHLNKEDIGRHVQLCLDLLHQYQWFVDSYVLDFFVDDHWKRIPKTWQHWLKVSDAKDLAQWLDVGRPLKTSYPVPLSLLALRKAQEVLSLGRNPLENPAPIAEFLDLKPSDPTSNSWNTFQDEFSAKNQTGKTLLHVFRKHIKPKKQHEISRMAQVSDIVSRKCHDEKNVIDIGSGMGHLARLLSYTHKFNVSCVDIETDFTASAIKFDQDLRKSLEKRQNSHDQDSPKFRGPSHVTFRLDPEMDITELEEKLASKFNHEDTSFTYGIVGLHTCGDLGPLLIKLFVESPGCVFVQSVGCCYMKLNHCYPLSTFLANQPWHQFSYVNQELSCHALEMYIAKLQEEAHTKLKTHCYRANLELMISKKCPKARKSALKTVSRAHELEFETYVNRATAGMPFQFGLEDFQEVQGNLKNWWEVVTFYSLRLSFAPIIETVQLLDRALYLLENGHECALLPIFDPFLSPRNHVLIATK
- the LOC131885903 gene encoding BSD domain-containing protein 1-like isoform X2 gives rise to the protein MDKPNEREVETSGAEETKADEKVQGSSPVRSEPKPEEAPEGESLASDEAQVEQEASGLDWWGGGLSSWVNPKTLEKAMTSVSSVTNSAVQAAKERSSEVYGFVAKDLSEVSATATSAVGSTATTLKKSLEEFDEKTDVLADKAVDSMKKSVSSFWSYASGYANQMFVQDDLEADAILVRGDNPVLLDRLQAQLHALASDPGTFEADPHPKDKVQWDEWACDLDKRQGEISDLMVNNPDIRQHYTAMVPEKVSHKLFWRRYFFKVHLIELQEAKRQALKKRAEQTQRESESGINWDDVDDLVQTEISDEVQDKLLADYEKEITSKKPSKQDSLSEEMAKATIRSDRSSPEEKESNTSDDWEKLSSGEKSPKKSAGKEDDEWEEP
- the LOC131885903 gene encoding BSD domain-containing protein 1-like isoform X1, with the translated sequence MDKPNEREVETSGAEETKADEKVQGSSPVRSEPKPEEAPEGESLASDEAQVEQEASGLDWWGGGLSSWVNPKTLEKAMTSVSSVTNSAVQAAKERSSEVYGFVAKDLSEVSATATSAVGSTATTLKKSLEWDWYYCDPNMYSDVDIPVPVFETKESEEAPINENEEFDEKTDVLADKAVDSMKKSVSSFWSYASGYANQMFVQDDLEADAILVRGDNPVLLDRLQAQLHALASDPGTFEADPHPKDKVQWDEWACDLDKRQGEISDLMVNNPDIRQHYTAMVPEKVSHKLFWRRYFFKVHLIELQEAKRQALKKRAEQTQRESESGINWDDVDDLVQTEISDEVQDKLLADYEKEITSKKPSKQDSLSEEMAKATIRSDRSSPEEKESNTSDDWEKLSSGEKSPKKSAGKEDDEWEEP
- the LOC131885905 gene encoding vesicle transport protein SFT2A-like; the encoded protein is MESIKNMFGQSGNPPHERIDEADASSPPNERGVIAESLDASSLSWSTRVQGFAACFVIGLFISILATVMFSITLNLFTFGVLYTLGNVVAICSTLFLMGPVNQVKRMFNSTRWIASSVMLLCLVLTLVSAFVLKKRAMTIMFCIFQFLAMTWYALSYIPYARDAIKRFVDSVIG